From the Fusarium musae strain F31 chromosome 11, whole genome shotgun sequence genome, one window contains:
- a CDS encoding hypothetical protein (EggNog:ENOG41), producing the protein MPFDQIQQWAKKRTDKKSSEDLQSSPTYEAEPPATMEGPPAFMARRSTATFFTPEGRRNYVIEHLRLDPATAATYEQAINDGSHMVGRNGYGELREVDQYELDYWMTKERGKNLYRFKKGVNLVKVPEGFLIYLDEMSKARRRGEIEKEIVVLQEKAQRKYYPGLNRIMHTDYRYKIGRLERELVDIQAIGERRGLNNW; encoded by the coding sequence ATGCCTTTCGACCAAATCCAGCAGTGGGCGAAGAAGCGTACTGACAAGAAGTCGAGTGAGGACCTTCAATCGTCACCCACTTACGAGGCGGAACCACCAGCCACCATGGAGGGACCACCCGCCTTCATGGCGCGCAGAAGCACAGCTACGTTCTTCACTCCAGAAGGCCGTAGAAACTACGTGATCGAGCATCTGCGCCTCGATCCCGCCACTGCCGCAACGTATGAGCAAGCCATCAACGATGGCAGCCACATGGTCGGAAGAAATGGCTATGGTGAGCTACGGGAGGTCGACCAGTACGAACTTGACTACTGGATGACAAAAGAGCGCGGCAAGAACCTTTATCGCTTCAAGAAAGGAGTGAATCTTGTCAAGGTCCCAGAGGGGTTCCTCATCTACTTGGACGAGATGAGCAAGGCACGAAGACGTggggagattgagaaggagatcgtTGTGCTGCAGGAGAAGGCGCAACGAAAGTACTACCCGGGGCTGAATAGAATCATGCATACTGATTATCGGTACAAGATCGGCAGACTGGAAAGAGAGCTTGTCGACATCCAGGCCATTGGAGAGCGCCGGGGTCTTAACAACTGGTAA